TGAACAAAGAAGGCGTCTGCACTCAGAAATGTGCCCTTAACTGGACCGACATTCCTGTTGCAATGGGTATGTATGATGTCAGTCTTAACAAACATGTTTCTCAGGTACTCATTAGCAACTTACCAAACATGTTTGTTCACGAGTTCAGTCACTGATAAAACCATGTGAACGACTTGTCAGATGATCAAGGAAACTGGTGTCCAGTTACCATCTCTAAAACAAACATGgctatttttagtatttaattcaCATTGGTGTTAAAAATGTATCAACCTGATCaaataatgatcaaataaaatctCATCTACTTTTACTTTGAATGTCTAATACAATCGTGTATCCACAAGCTTACTATATAtagcacaacaaaaacaatttgatGGCAAAACAcacctaacataatataatttctttcagCTGATAGActgtttgttaataataataataataataataatagcaataatccATGATTCAATAATTgaacgtcatttttttttttaataaaagtgaaaagaacATATATAAGAATTGGTTTCGTGAATTGTGAAATTTCACCGGTAGCTAATATTTAGGTCTCATAACTATGAAAGCCCGTTTCtgccaataaacaaaaaaaaattaaatgaggtaattgcaaatttttatctcacaattctgactttttttctcagaattgtgtgaaatAAACTCGCAATTTATAtctggcaattctgactttataactctcAGTTGCaagttaaaaagtcagaattacgagatatgaactcgcaattgtaagaaaaaaaaagtcagaattgcgagtttatatcttgcaattctgactttataactcacaattttgactttataacttgcagcTTGgttttataaagtcagaattgcaagatatgaacttgtaattctgagaaaaaaagtcatacttgtgagataaaaagtcgcaattaccttgttttattttttattaagtgccGGAAACAGGCCTCCATACAGTACATAACAACCTTGTTTCCAGAAAAAATAACAATGTCATGACATACATTGTTACCATGATATAAAGTTACTCAATGTGTACTAGCAGCAATATTCACCTacatcaattttaataaaacattttgaaaactttCAAAAACCTTTCCTGAGTGATGATACAAACAAATTGAGTCATTAAAATTAATCTGAACTGATTCatggaaatgaatgaatgcaagtgatttattaaaaatccaacaaagaatacacacacaaacaacaaacaaataacaacaaacaaacaaaaaaccaacactCACAAAAAGAATACATATAAAGACAGCACATTCACCCACACCATGTCTTTAAACACATTGTCCTTTTTAAATCCATTCTACTGATTTTTCAAGTCATTTCTGAGTCTGTTTTCACATGTCTTTCATTAGAGCATCAGCCACCGTACATCATCGCAGTGCTGCCACGCTATGTGGAGATCCGCACCCTTGAGCCCAGACTGCTGGTGCAGAGCATAGAGCTGCAGAGACCGCGCTTCCTCACCTCCGCTGGGTGAGAcctgtatatcaaaacattttccCTTGTGTATTATTCCTCTATTTTCTGCCGTTcgttaagaataaattaaattaaatttaaatttatgcatttagcagacgcttttctCCAAAGcgacagtgcattcaggctataaatttttacctatcattataagaattagggatatgccggtatcaaattttcctgttgcgattaattgataatgttttgtcacggtatacggtattatcacggtattaaaatttagttttaaaaaagtggtcataatacagtataacaggttaaataacttttttcttataaaaaaaataactgaacatttaaatacaataaagcaatacagaaaaaatatataaaagttaaaagttttacacattaaagtgcaaaagaactataaagaccaataggtatcattTTACAATAAGAACATCATTAGTTTAACcttagtttaatgcattaacacaaggccaagtttatttatatagcacattttgtacacaatggtaattcaaagtgctttacataaaagaaagtaaaaaaaaaatgaagagaaaaataacctcaaaaataaaaacaagcgatttaagaactttgaaaattatttaaaaaattgactcttaaaaaagaatttaagacagtttaaaaagagaaaatgatttttacaattacataaaatatagtgcaatacataaaaatatagtgtaatcagtttggaccgtcgcatagtgctcattcaataaatgcacagctaaacaatgagcaatagctacatttgctacagaagttactaatctttgttaaaaaaatacaagtcttatttcatgttagctcattaaatagcacagttgcaactttcaattttaacaatgtgttattaaatattggaatacctaagattaattaatgttcagaagaatttttcattggcagtttgttaactaaaaaagccctaatgtaaagtgttaatgaacaataaagaatcaaaacactttcaaacaatatctagggcatgttgtagtccagattaaaaaaaaaaaaagtttgaaaataaatagcctattaagtctaaatatttaagtatttggctctgtgatgaacaccatagcaaatccacaaatctgaatggctattaaaaattatttaaaaatggtttagaaagtagcagctgctttattaatggggtttacaggctaagggctgcagtttagcgccatctgctgtcagagagtgaatgtgctttcattcaacgcgtctctcacgtgttcctccatgtgcttctcttacgtgcttgtttacatctgAGTGcatgcttctttcaagcagcatacagcggtgttgcgcactttgagcagttgatgggaaaaatattattaaaatgcattccaaattctgaataatttgtaatatataattattcacggtatttagaagtgcccacgataacaatatcgtgaaTATTCATTatcgcgatatatcgcattaccgaatactggCACAAGTctaataagaatataataatgtCCTATTTGTGAATGAATCGGGTTCTTTTTCCATTAGCAAATCTGTGTGAATCAGTTCCCACTTGTGTTTTCCCTGTAATCCACTGAAACAGACCTACAGATGCATCCTATTTGAGAAGAAGGTCTTGATTAAAGGGATGAGCTtgtttgttgttccaaacctgtatgcaatTCTTCTGcaggagcacaaaagaagatattttgaatatcaAACTTGATATTCCATTGAatggacaaatatatatatatatatatatatcttgttgactgaaacgacatgaaggtgaaaTAAATGATGAACTatggggggtgaactatccctttaaattcaacaCATGCATGTGCAGGTTGTGAATGTCTCTGTACTGCAGCTAGAGACATACTCTGATTTGCTTAAGATTATGTTTTCATTAAATGTGCTGACTCTGTTCTTTCTGTCCCTCTTTCATTTCACAGATCAAATGTCGTGTACGTCGCGAGCAATCACTTTGTTTGGCGTCTGGTGCCCATCTCTATAGCCAGCCAGATACGACAGCTGCTACAGGACAAACAGTTTGAACTGGCGCTTCAGCTAGCGGCGAGAAACTTTTTAGCACCCCCTAAATACTAAACGCAGAGTACACAGTGTTCTCATATGTTGACCTTGATTTTGtctcatctatttttttttttttcagaaaatgaagGATGATTCAGATGCAGACAAGAGACAACAGATCCATCACATTCAGAACCTGTTTGCCTTCAACTTGTTCTGTCAGAAGCGCTTTGACGACTCCATGCAGGTGTTTGCTAAGTTAGGCACAGGTGAGTTCATACAGCAGTGATGCTGCACCACAGATGAGGATAGAGTAGCATACAGGTACGGAAAGACTTGTCCAGTGTGTGATAcatcacacaacaaaacaaatacataaataaatatttagtaccaaatttaagatttatggttttgaaatacatataaattttccatccatttttaaaataaaaaggcaagATTTCTATGTTTTAAaggtatttatataatttaaatcaataaatccaattATTTTCAATCTcgtatatttcaaatatatgaatAATGCTTGTTCCACAGCTAGCCATATTTAACGCTGTTCATACTATTTAACTGAATACAACatatttatgctgattctaaacagtttgaataaatgcattttgaaaatatgattaattaaataaaatcaaatagatttATATAACGTTGAGTATATTGAGTGCAGAAATCTTCCTTTCTTGTATGATTGGCAAATATGCATCCCATATtcgattttaattgtttattattttatgttaaaactgcaATCCAAATGGATGCAATGCGCCATTCAAATACATATATCTTACAAAGGcctaaatgcttttatttagttagttagttagttagttagtgacATACCAAGTAAATAAATTGAGTTGTAATTTATTTCCTTTACTATCACATGCTCAAACTTGCTGTCTTAGGCTGAGTTGCATCATATAGTCCACTAGAGAGTGCCAGTGGACCAGGAAAGAAAGATGTGTGCATAATAGAGTTCTGCAGTGGTgtgatatttttgtatgtttgcatCACCCCGGTTCCTTCAACAAAAACCCATCATACATGTCTTATTcatcattacaaaaaacaaaaactaacacaACCAAAATTTTATGAatcttacatgttttgttcatcgtgatgatcttcacaaatgaacacaacttttatgaattttgaagcctaaatacaatctcCAAAAGAAAAAAGCTAAACATGGGATATAAATGAACTACACcatggtcacatgacttcaaaGTCACCACCATTAAAGGTATaattcacccgaaaatgaaaattctgtcatcatgttgttccaaacctgaatgagatTCTTCCCTCTGTTGAGCGTAAAAGATTGGTTGCACTCAACAGCCACAGACTTCCATAGTGGAAgtgttggaacaacatgaggggagtaaatgatgacagaaattgaGTTAGAATTAGTAGTTCGAATAGTTTTCCTGTTTGGTTTTGTGACGTTTAATGTCCCGACAACCTCCCATTTAGACACTTGTTAGCAGCCTTCCTTTTCAACACAAGTAAAAGCTTTAATAAAATCACAAGtcggtattactgatgtattttatgtcatagaatgtgaaaatatcttgagcttgtgttaaacaGACctcatttcagacatttaaacaaaaacctgTTGACTTCAGGATGATAAAAAGctgcttttctcttctcttttataGATCCCACGCATGTTATTGGACTGTATCCAGACCTCCTTCCCACTGACTACCGCAAGCAGCTGCACTACCCCAACCCTCTGCCCGCGCTGTCTGGAGCCGAGCTGGAGAAGGCCCACCTGGCCCTCATAGACTACCTGACACAGGTATTCATCAATTTCATATTGAGTGTTCTTTAAACCTTTTTTCATCTTGTTacagttttgtctgtttttgtttttaaagaaacgcAGTCATTTAGTGAAGCAGCTGAATGACTCGGACCCCTCCACCACGTCCCCTCTCATGGAGGGGACCCCCACCATCAAGAGCCGCAAGAAGCTCCTTCAGATCATCGACACCACTCTGCTGAAATGTTACCTCCACGTAAGACCTTCAGATCGCTCTCTTACAAAAtacttccattttaaataaaatgttgttcttATAAACGCtcttttgaaaattcagctttgatcacagcaataaattacattttaaaatgtatttaaatagaaaacagttttttttaattgttctaatattttacaatgttactgtttgcatatatatttatttacctttttttgaccaagtaattgcagccttggtgagcataagagactttatttcaaaaaatcttacaaaccttaCATTTTTGAACTGTTACATACAGTaagtatagaaaagaatcacctccCCCCCCTtaaaagaatcacattttgttgctttgcagactgaaatgaagatggacaaagtttttgttttatccagctgtatatACTCAGTGCAAGTTATACCATCcaagtaaaatatataacaccaacatgtcagaaaaaaaaaaattataaacagaaTCACAGAATGTATTTGTGATAAATTGGATGCTGCAAGATCATTTGTGGCTAGTACTTTTCTGATGTAATTTGATGTAAATTTACTACAATAAACCAAAGCAAAATATTGTAAGATGTGATTAATTCTTTAGATAACTGTACCATGAACtcaaaaatattttccttaaaactgtaaaaaaaaaaattcaatttatctaacatttttcaaattctttttctttgtttttgaaatgcTTATTGCTCTTAATTGTTCTCAGTAGATTCTCATAACTgtaatactgtcattattttaacAAGTCAGTCAATGATTACTTTAACAAGTCAGTATGAGAGAGATGAGATATGAATGTATAAGTACTTGGCTATGATGCCTGAAGCTATTGTCTAAGTAGAGATCTCTAGAGTTACAGCTGGTTTATTTAGAGAatggtttttcttttgttttttatctgcaGACCAATGTAGCTTTAGTGTCGCCTCTCCTGCGTCTGGAGAACAACCACTGTCACATCGAGGAGAGCGAGTACGTGCTGAAGAAAGCCCACAAATACAGCGAGCTCATCATCCTCTATGAGAAAAAAGGCCTTCATCAGAAAGGTGCGCTCAGTCTTCTCAACTCCTGCTTACTGAGAACGTATGCATGAACGAATGCATCTCGATTGTCATATGAGCGTTTATTTGTCCTTGAGTAATCTCCATTAGGAGTGTAATCTCTGTGGGTGTCCTCAAGCATCTGAATATGATTTGGAGGGCTCTGATCAGCTCTTGTTTACAGAGATGCTCTAATCATGTCCTGAGCTGTTTTGTTGATGTCATGCCTTACAGAAGAGATGATGAGGACCAGGCCGTGTCCATACTGCCTGATAAACCCTCTCTGCAGTCAAGCAAACTTatacagttttatattatataaacattgcttTCATGAATATACACAGATTTCTGTTTTATGCAAGCATTGTCGTGcagttgttttctgttgttttattagCAACAGTGTTTGTAATTGATTGTTTGAAGTAACCTTCAGTAACCTTACAAATCCAGTTTTTAACATGAATTCAAAAAGCTTACGAATGCTCTCAAATAACATCTTAATAGTTCATACAAACCGAATGATTATTTTCATGAATTGGATGCTGTTTTGCACTGTATGTTCTGTAATAGTGTGTGCATGTTGACTTTTTAATGTCAGTGTATGATTTTGCATCGCTAGTCTTTCTCTCTGTTGTGACATGCAGTTCAGAACTCACCTAAgaatacataaacattttgtcatgatGCTGCATATTCTGTGCCACCTCTGAATAGGGCTGTGTCTAATAATCTCCCTCATTCAGTTCAGTAGATTTACAGAAGTGTGATTGTCCAGCTCTGCAGGTTCTGCTGGATCAGTCCACTAAAGCCAACTCTCCTCTGAAGGGGCATGAGAGCACTGTACAGTATCTTCAGAGGCTGGGTGAGATGACCACACTCAAGTACtgcatgtatataatttaatataatcaaCACACTGGGTATTAGGACTGTACACATTAAAGCTtagtatatatttagtataaCTCTTTTGCCTGAAGGTCAAGAAGTGAGCCAGTATCTTAAACATGTTCACAGTCCCACATGACCTCTGCAGCTGCAGAAAGTTCAGTAGATTATTTTGCAATACGGCTTAGAGCAATTATCAAAAAGCAAAGGCTGCGGcttcaataaatatatgcactgcatgtttcagagtgaagcatggcactgtgttcatttactgcGTTCAGCTCACGATCCATCCATGTTTTCAGCATTTCAGAACGTCATGGTTAATGCTGCTTCACTCGAAATccatctgctctgagtttgggttgcttataacatgcatttgtaAACATGTGCCAGTcggcaaaataaaaatgtgatggtttaatgtttgaaaagaaaagaaagtaagacggacataaatattagtatggtaattttacagttgtactttaaatttttatattatatattattttttaaaaatactcttCTTCAGTATGTTATATTTTACAGCAAAATAGTACAGTTGtattagtagtaatattttgttttagtcgTTGTTTTTAGTAAGAATAGCCCTATTTgatatataactgtttttactaaAAACTAACAGTTTTTATCAGAAAACACGCGATTAGATATTTTCTCAAATCTTGTAGCCCTACTCcccctttcatttttgtttagtaaataTTTTCACCAATTGGATTCTTTCAGCTACCAATAACAGTGTAGTACTCTCAGATCTCTATTTCAcagatttttccaaaaaaaagcaGTAAATGCAAAACCAGTCAACTGATTCTGATTGATGAGTAACAGTCGTCCTTTTTTGACGAGATCAACAATATGTTGATTTGTAAGACAAATGATCCAGCTCACCACTTACATGTTTTGGTGTCTTTCTGCACAGGTGTGGAGAACCTGGGCATCATATTTGAGTTTTCACCGTGGGTTCTGAAGATTTGTCCAGAGGATGGACTGAAGGTGAGATGAACATACTCtggttgttttttatatgtactCTGTTGTAATTTTGAAGATCTAGAGTTTGGTTTTTCTGCTTTCAGATCTTCACTGAGGACCTGACGGAGGTGGAGACTCTGCCCAGGGATAAGGTGTTGAACTTCCTGAAGGAGGGCTTCAAGGAGCTGGCCATCCCGTACCTGGAGCACATCATTTACATGTGGGACGAGACACGCCCCGAGTTCCACAATGTTCTGATCCAGCTCTACCTGGAGAAGGTGCAAGGCCTCATGAAAGTGTACCTCAACTCACTGCCTGAAGGTCAGACACACAGCTGTCACTCACACTGCTTTATCCCAGCTGCTCTAGGAGTGTTGctggtaacaataatataattccTACTCAAGTAATACAATAATGATGCAACAGAAAAACATATTCTTGGGACAGTTTCTCATTAAAAGTTAAATTCAGAGTCTATATGCAGCAGCATCTGAAACTATACAGAAGTCATGAACACTGCAGCATAATCTGTGTcgactggtgttttttttttttttttgggatgatATTTGGTACAGTTATTTTCACTTCTCAGATAGA
The sequence above is drawn from the Cyprinus carpio isolate SPL01 chromosome A17, ASM1834038v1, whole genome shotgun sequence genome and encodes:
- the LOC109100746 gene encoding vam6/Vps39-like protein, giving the protein MDGRGSVKELFPTGKQLEPLVAPLADGKVAVGQDDLTVVLNKEGVCTQKCALNWTDIPVAMEHQPPYIIAVLPRYVEIRTLEPRLLVQSIELQRPRFLTSAGSNVVYVASNHFVWRLVPISIASQIRQLLQDKQFELALQLAKMKDDSDADKRQQIHHIQNLFAFNLFCQKRFDDSMQVFAKLGTDPTHVIGLYPDLLPTDYRKQLHYPNPLPALSGAELEKAHLALIDYLTQKRSHLVKQLNDSDPSTTSPLMEGTPTIKSRKKLLQIIDTTLLKCYLHTNVALVSPLLRLENNHCHIEESEYVLKKAHKYSELIILYEKKGLHQKALQVLLDQSTKANSPLKGHESTVQYLQRLGVENLGIIFEFSPWVLKICPEDGLKIFTEDLTEVETLPRDKVLNFLKEGFKELAIPYLEHIIYMWDETRPEFHNVLIQLYLEKVQGLMKVYLNSLPEGVPAVAAGKEAGELGEYRNKLLSFLDVSCSYEPERLISDFPFDGLLEERALLLGRMGKHEQALFIYVHILKDTHMAEEYCHGHYDPSANGNKDVYLSLLRMYLSPPDVHFLGPIKMELCEPQANLQAALKVLQLHHSKLNTTKAINLLPANTQIREIQVFLESVLEEKAGRKRFDQVLKSLLQAEFLRVQEERIFHQQVKCVITDEKTCRVCKKKIGNSAFARYPNSVVVHYFCCKDRSVCPAE